In Anaerobacillus isosaccharinicus, one genomic interval encodes:
- a CDS encoding xanthine phosphoribosyltransferase: protein MEELKQAILNKGVVLSDGVLKVDAFLNHQIDPVLALQIGKEFGSRFINSRITKVLTIESSGIAPGLTTALELKTPLIFARKRKSLTLSSNLLTAKVHSFTKNETNEITVSKDFINEGDNVLIIDDFLANGEAALGLASLVEQANATVAGIGIVIEKSFQPGRNKLEEAGYVVESLARLSSLVDKKVHFLEEISE from the coding sequence ATGGAGGAGTTAAAACAAGCAATTTTAAACAAGGGAGTTGTTCTTTCAGACGGAGTACTGAAAGTTGACGCATTTTTAAACCATCAAATCGATCCAGTTCTAGCTTTACAAATTGGAAAAGAATTTGGGAGTAGGTTTATTAATAGTCGAATTACCAAAGTACTAACAATTGAATCTTCTGGTATTGCACCAGGACTAACAACTGCTTTAGAGCTTAAGACCCCACTGATTTTTGCAAGAAAAAGGAAGTCGCTTACGTTAAGCTCAAATCTTTTAACTGCAAAAGTACATTCATTTACAAAAAATGAGACTAATGAAATTACCGTTTCTAAAGATTTTATTAATGAAGGCGATAACGTATTGATTATTGATGACTTTTTAGCAAATGGCGAGGCTGCACTTGGACTAGCATCCTTAGTGGAGCAAGCAAATGCAACCGTTGCAGGAATTGGCATCGTGATCGAGAAATCTTTCCAACCAGGTCGCAACAAATTAGAGGAAGCTGGATACGTCGTTGAATCACTAGCGAGACTTTCTTCCCTTGTAGATAAAAAAGTTCATTTTCTTGAAGAAATAAGTGAGTGA
- a CDS encoding NCS2 family permease: MSTKQIHYPWYKKEDTDAFFALFQNNLANFVIIAVTMLGMGFPASIVFGKVIPGAAVAVMVGNLYYAYSANKLAKKEGRTDVTALSYGISTPVMFVFLFGVLAPANALTGDPELAWKIALAACMLSGIIEILLSATGNWVRNNIPRAAMLGALAGVALTFIAGEMLFRTFQMPVVGLLVLAIILVGLVGKVALPFKIPASLFAIVIGTVLAFTLGYSETSKISEGLANFGFYPILPTLGAFEGMSLLFGTMIALLAVILPITIYNAVETMNNVEAMAAEGDRYDVRECQAVDGAGTVIGSLFGGMFPTTVYIASVGSKWMGAGRGYSILNAVVFGITAMFGVIAALSAIIPISVVAPILVFVGISMVSTAFQTNEAKYYPAVVLAMLPYLANFIMSRFNNTAGEAVANFSSAIVPLGQGAMFSGIILGAITVFIIDNNFKKAALFSFIGAGLSYVGLMHAPKLAFGAANDYMLGYIIIGIFFSMYAFKGNASVKSNDLDSEKRAA, from the coding sequence ATGTCAACAAAACAAATCCATTACCCTTGGTATAAAAAAGAAGATACTGATGCATTTTTTGCTCTTTTTCAAAATAATTTAGCTAACTTTGTAATTATTGCTGTTACAATGCTCGGTATGGGTTTTCCAGCTAGTATTGTTTTTGGAAAAGTTATTCCTGGTGCTGCTGTGGCCGTTATGGTAGGAAACTTATATTATGCTTATTCTGCTAATAAACTTGCAAAAAAAGAAGGACGTACAGATGTAACTGCCCTTTCTTATGGAATCAGTACTCCTGTTATGTTCGTTTTCTTATTTGGTGTTTTGGCACCTGCTAATGCGTTAACTGGTGACCCAGAACTAGCTTGGAAAATTGCCCTTGCTGCTTGTATGTTAAGTGGAATTATTGAAATTTTACTTAGTGCTACTGGTAATTGGGTAAGAAATAATATCCCACGTGCAGCTATGCTTGGAGCGTTAGCTGGGGTAGCGTTAACATTTATTGCTGGTGAAATGTTGTTTAGAACGTTTCAAATGCCAGTTGTTGGTCTTTTGGTACTTGCAATTATTTTAGTTGGACTAGTTGGGAAAGTTGCCTTGCCATTTAAAATTCCCGCTTCTTTATTCGCAATTGTTATTGGGACAGTTTTAGCATTTACGTTAGGGTACTCGGAGACTTCTAAGATTTCCGAAGGGCTAGCTAACTTTGGGTTTTATCCTATTCTTCCTACCTTAGGAGCTTTTGAAGGAATGAGTCTTTTATTTGGTACGATGATTGCGTTACTTGCGGTTATTTTACCAATTACGATTTATAATGCTGTTGAGACAATGAACAATGTTGAAGCTATGGCAGCTGAAGGAGATCGTTACGATGTAAGAGAGTGTCAAGCGGTAGACGGTGCTGGAACGGTTATTGGTTCTTTATTTGGTGGAATGTTCCCAACAACAGTTTACATCGCTTCTGTAGGATCTAAGTGGATGGGTGCGGGTCGTGGTTATAGTATCCTTAATGCAGTTGTTTTTGGAATTACGGCTATGTTCGGAGTAATAGCGGCTCTTTCTGCAATTATTCCAATCTCTGTCGTTGCACCAATATTAGTTTTCGTTGGTATTTCAATGGTATCTACTGCGTTTCAAACAAATGAAGCTAAATATTATCCAGCAGTTGTTTTAGCAATGCTTCCATATTTAGCAAACTTTATTATGTCTCGTTTCAACAATACTGCTGGTGAAGCTGTAGCAAACTTTTCATCAGCCATTGTCCCTCTTGGGCAAGGCGCTATGTTTTCAGGTATCATTCTTGGAGCTATAACAGTGTTTATTATTGATAATAACTTCAAGAAGGCAGCGCTATTCTCATTTATTGGTGCTGGGCTATCCTACGTTGGTTTAATGCACGCGCCAAAACTAGCTTTCGGTGCAGCTAATGACTATATGCTTGGCTACATTATTATCGGAATATTCTTTAGCATGTATGCCTTTAAAGGGAATGCCTCTGTTAAGTCTAATGATTTAGACTCAGAAAAACGAGCTGCATAA
- a CDS encoding ubiquitin-like small modifier protein 1: protein MIIKVFANFREICGGKTVTLSIEKGQAILSVLNQLIERYPLMSEELFTEDKKLKPLVHVFINGQNIIHLDGLTTTVKETDQIALFPPVAGG from the coding sequence ATGATAATTAAAGTTTTTGCTAATTTCCGAGAAATTTGTGGTGGTAAAACAGTAACTTTATCTATAGAAAAAGGCCAAGCCATCTTGTCGGTGTTAAATCAACTAATTGAACGATACCCTTTAATGTCTGAAGAATTATTTACTGAAGATAAAAAATTGAAGCCACTTGTTCATGTTTTTATAAACGGACAAAATATCATTCATTTAGATGGTTTAACAACAACAGTGAAAGAAACAGATCAAATCGCATTATTCCCTCCCGTTGCAGGTGGTTAA